One Gemmatimonadaceae bacterium DNA segment encodes these proteins:
- a CDS encoding acyl-CoA dehydrogenase produces the protein MTAPLTTLSEDEVLFRDAVAAFANDEVRPLVSEMERNGKVDPSIVAKVFELGLMGIEVDEAHGGAGGSLMMVALAVEELSKVDASAAILVDVQNTLVEYPLRTYATDAQKGEYLTALTAATVGSYALSEAGSGSDAFALATRAERDGDDWILNGRKLWITNGAEAGVYIVFANANPTAGYKGITAFIVERDFPGFAVGKKEDKLGIRASSTVELLLDNCRVPNANVLGAVGQGYKIAIDTLNVGRIGIGAQMIGVAQGALGAATAYLKERRQFGKALAEFQGIQFQVAQAATEVEAARLMVYNAARLKDAGQDIAREGAMAKLFSSQVCERTTSLCVELLGGYGYTKDYPVEKFYRDAKIGTIYEGTSNMQLQTIAKAVLK, from the coding sequence ATGACCGCCCCGCTCACGACGCTCTCCGAGGACGAAGTCCTCTTTCGCGACGCCGTCGCCGCCTTCGCCAACGACGAGGTTCGCCCCCTCGTGAGCGAGATGGAGCGCAACGGCAAGGTCGACCCATCCATCGTTGCCAAGGTGTTCGAGCTCGGTCTCATGGGGATCGAGGTCGACGAAGCACATGGCGGCGCCGGTGGCTCGCTGATGATGGTCGCGCTCGCCGTGGAGGAACTCAGCAAGGTCGACGCGTCGGCCGCCATTCTCGTCGACGTGCAGAACACGCTCGTCGAGTACCCGCTGCGCACGTACGCCACCGACGCCCAGAAGGGCGAATACCTCACGGCGCTCACCGCCGCGACCGTCGGTTCGTACGCGCTCTCCGAAGCCGGCTCCGGCTCCGACGCCTTTGCCCTGGCCACGCGCGCCGAGCGTGACGGCGACGATTGGATCCTCAACGGGCGCAAGCTCTGGATCACCAACGGCGCCGAGGCCGGCGTCTACATCGTCTTTGCCAACGCGAACCCCACCGCCGGCTACAAGGGCATCACGGCCTTCATCGTCGAGCGCGACTTCCCGGGCTTCGCCGTGGGCAAGAAGGAGGACAAGCTGGGAATCCGCGCCTCCAGCACGGTGGAGCTGCTCCTGGACAACTGCCGCGTGCCGAACGCCAACGTGCTCGGCGCCGTGGGACAGGGGTACAAGATCGCCATCGATACGCTCAACGTGGGGCGCATCGGGATCGGGGCGCAGATGATCGGCGTTGCGCAGGGCGCGTTAGGCGCGGCCACCGCCTACCTCAAGGAGCGACGCCAGTTTGGCAAGGCGCTCGCCGAGTTCCAGGGGATCCAGTTCCAGGTGGCGCAGGCTGCCACCGAGGTCGAGGCCGCCCGCCTCATGGTGTACAACGCGGCACGCCTCAAGGACGCCGGGCAGGACATCGCCCGCGAGGGGGCCATGGCCAAGCTCTTCTCCTCGCAGGTGTGCGAACGTACGACCTCGCTCTGCGTCGAGCTGCTGGGCGGCTATGGCTACACCAAGGACTACCCGGTCGAGAAGTTCTACCGCGACGCAAAGATCGGGACGATCTACGAAGGGACCTCCAACATGCAGCTGCAGACCATCGCCAAGGCGGTTCTCAAGTAG